The proteins below come from a single Arthrobacter sp. B1I2 genomic window:
- a CDS encoding uracil-DNA glycosylase, which translates to MTIDWDEKKALLQEPNIAKVTQLCDELMEKKPGSTVPYIDPVHDEDECRIISLQASPGKGTESGFVSHNNDDEAARRATQIYELAELDPRYVMPWNAYPWVRESGSPSALSVQEKTDGLRPFRQFLKINSRVSAIIAHGTDASTFLTLFEKTYHSSLKNSGIKIYKASALGGRAFAVSEAKQEELLAKSVETYRDAMQRAGIQHL; encoded by the coding sequence GTGACGATTGACTGGGACGAAAAAAAGGCCCTGCTACAGGAACCGAATATCGCGAAGGTAACCCAGCTTTGCGATGAACTGATGGAAAAGAAGCCTGGTTCCACCGTCCCCTACATCGACCCCGTCCACGACGAAGATGAGTGCAGGATCATCAGCCTCCAGGCCAGCCCCGGCAAGGGGACCGAGTCCGGGTTTGTCTCCCACAACAACGATGACGAAGCTGCCCGCCGCGCCACCCAGATCTACGAACTCGCCGAACTGGACCCCCGCTACGTCATGCCATGGAACGCCTACCCCTGGGTCCGCGAAAGCGGCAGCCCGTCGGCCCTGAGTGTCCAGGAAAAGACGGACGGCCTCCGCCCGTTCCGGCAGTTCCTCAAAATCAACTCCCGTGTTTCGGCGATCATCGCGCACGGCACGGATGCGTCCACGTTCCTGACCCTGTTCGAGAAGACCTACCACTCGTCGTTAAAGAACAGTGGCATCAAGATCTACAAGGCCTCCGCCCTTGGCGGCAGGGCCTTCGCCGTCTCCGAGGCCAAGCAGGAAGAGCTGCTCGCCAAGAGCGTGGAAACTTATCGGGACGCGATGCAGCGGGCAGGCATCCAACACCTGTAA
- a CDS encoding HNH endonuclease, whose product MEAVVGTAVVLEAEPRGLLAADPPQSTFTVPAAKEALPFPPAAPSMRDVLRLLAAVPLAADGAGMIDQMRRLEDLQCLAAARQADTAVAFDLQQRREQAAAGVPVDEQGAGVGAQIALARRESPARGSRLLGLARTLTGMPHTFAAFRAGLLNEWRVTLIVKETICLSAGDRAGVDEELAADTGTLEGMGDKAVIAAVRAAAYRRDPASVAKRAARAVTERTVSLRPAPDTMTYLTALLPAAQGVAAYAALTRDADTACSAGDDRSRGQVMADTLVERVTGTPGGITGVQIQLVMTDRTLLQADAEPARLPGYGVLPAARARDTALNNERDLDVWVRRLYTAPATGELVAMDSKARIFPAGLKRFLQIRDDTCRTPYCDAPIRHHDHITAWHDGGRTSAGNGQGLCEACNHTKETPGWTAKPVPGPRHTVATTTPAGHTYHSTAPPLPGTRLAGHRARSSQERRMALARATP is encoded by the coding sequence ATGGAAGCGGTTGTGGGGACGGCGGTGGTACTGGAGGCAGAACCTCGGGGACTGTTAGCTGCTGATCCCCCGCAATCCACGTTTACTGTTCCGGCTGCCAAGGAAGCGCTTCCGTTCCCGCCTGCTGCGCCTTCGATGCGTGATGTCTTGAGGCTGCTCGCTGCAGTTCCGCTGGCTGCCGACGGTGCGGGGATGATCGATCAGATGCGCCGGCTGGAGGATCTACAGTGCCTTGCCGCTGCCCGTCAGGCCGATACCGCGGTGGCCTTCGACCTGCAGCAGCGGCGGGAGCAGGCCGCCGCCGGGGTGCCCGTCGATGAGCAGGGCGCCGGGGTCGGCGCGCAGATCGCGTTGGCGCGGCGGGAGTCCCCGGCGCGGGGTTCCCGGCTGCTGGGGCTGGCCAGAACCCTGACCGGGATGCCGCACACGTTCGCCGCGTTCCGGGCTGGGCTGTTGAATGAGTGGCGGGTCACGCTGATCGTGAAGGAAACCATCTGCCTCAGTGCCGGGGACCGGGCCGGGGTGGATGAGGAACTCGCCGCGGACACCGGCACCCTCGAAGGGATGGGAGATAAGGCCGTCATCGCCGCTGTCCGGGCCGCCGCGTACCGGCGGGACCCTGCCTCGGTGGCGAAGCGGGCGGCCCGCGCTGTCACGGAACGCACTGTGAGCCTGCGCCCGGCCCCGGACACCATGACCTACCTGACCGCGCTGCTGCCCGCCGCCCAGGGCGTCGCCGCCTACGCAGCCCTGACCCGCGACGCCGATACCGCCTGCAGCGCCGGGGATGACCGGTCCCGGGGGCAGGTCATGGCCGACACCCTCGTCGAGAGAGTTACCGGCACCCCCGGCGGGATCACCGGGGTGCAGATCCAGCTCGTCATGACCGACCGCACCCTCCTCCAGGCCGACGCCGAACCCGCCCGGCTCCCCGGCTACGGCGTTCTACCGGCAGCCCGGGCCAGAGACACCGCCCTCAATAACGAACGCGACCTGGACGTATGGGTGCGCCGTCTCTACACCGCCCCCGCTACCGGGGAGCTGGTGGCGATGGACTCCAAGGCTCGGATCTTCCCTGCAGGGCTCAAACGCTTCCTTCAAATCCGGGACGATACCTGCCGCACCCCGTACTGCGACGCCCCGATCCGCCACCACGACCACATCACCGCCTGGCACGACGGCGGACGCACCAGCGCCGGCAACGGCCAGGGCCTCTGCGAAGCCTGCAACCACACCAAGGAAACACCAGGCTGGACCGCAAAACCGGTTCCCGGCCCGCGCCATACGGTGGCAACCACCACCCCCGCCGGCCACACCTACCACTCCACCGCACCACCACTGCCGGGTACACGATTAGCGGGACATCGAGCGCGCAGCTCCCAGGAACGGCGGATGGCGTTGGCGCGTGCCACCCCTTGA
- a CDS encoding RNA-binding S4 domain-containing protein has translation MTSLPSSPASVRIDAWLWSIRAYKTRSAATAACRAGHVRLNGSPSKASATLVTGDTVTVRMPGYERILEVRRLIAKRVGAEAASHCFTDHTPPRPVLPALGLPQRDRGAGRPTKKDRREMERLRGPA, from the coding sequence ATGACCAGCCTCCCTTCCTCCCCCGCCAGCGTCCGCATCGATGCCTGGCTGTGGTCCATCCGTGCTTATAAGACGCGGTCCGCCGCCACGGCGGCCTGCCGCGCCGGGCATGTCCGCCTCAACGGCAGCCCGTCGAAGGCTTCGGCAACCCTGGTAACGGGCGACACCGTCACCGTCCGGATGCCCGGGTACGAGCGCATCCTTGAGGTGCGGAGGCTGATCGCCAAGCGCGTGGGAGCCGAGGCCGCGTCGCACTGCTTCACCGACCACACTCCCCCGCGGCCTGTCCTGCCGGCGCTTGGGCTTCCGCAGCGTGACCGGGGCGCCGGGCGGCCCACCAAGAAGGACCGCCGCGAGATGGAGCGCCTGCGGGGGCCGGCGTAA
- a CDS encoding sulfite oxidase produces the protein MSHSNQQSTRQERAAGQVPVLPPAAQATSSPFTPEELQLAARNHAMPLEALRREVTPPGLHYVLTHFDIPDLDVSSWHLRIGGAVERALELSMAALLRDPAITVPVTLECAGNGRSLLEPRPLSQPWILGAVGTAHWTGVPLAYLLGKAGVLPDAVEVVFTGADAGVQGGVPQQYARSLPIREALRPDVVLAYKMNGADLPPQHGYPLRLVVPGWYGMASVKWLESIDVARAPFTGFQQQSAYRYQDSADDAGRPVSRIRVRSLMVPPGVPDFFTRQRFLRAGPVMLEGRAWSGEGAVTSVEVGIDGTWLPAHLDKPAGGYAWRRWSLPWVADPGEHVLTCRATDITGSTQPLEQSWNYQGMGNNVVQRVRVMVETG, from the coding sequence ATGAGCCACAGCAATCAGCAGTCCACCCGGCAGGAGCGGGCGGCGGGGCAGGTGCCGGTCCTGCCGCCGGCTGCCCAAGCCACGTCCAGCCCGTTCACCCCCGAGGAGTTGCAACTCGCCGCCCGCAACCATGCCATGCCGCTTGAGGCCCTCCGCCGCGAGGTGACGCCGCCGGGGCTTCACTACGTGCTGACCCACTTCGACATTCCGGACCTCGACGTATCGTCCTGGCATCTTCGGATCGGCGGGGCAGTGGAACGCGCCCTGGAGCTGAGCATGGCCGCGCTTCTCAGGGACCCGGCCATCACCGTGCCCGTTACCCTCGAATGCGCGGGCAACGGCCGATCGCTCCTGGAGCCGCGGCCCCTCAGCCAGCCCTGGATACTAGGGGCGGTGGGCACGGCGCACTGGACCGGGGTGCCGCTGGCCTATCTCCTGGGCAAGGCAGGCGTGCTGCCGGACGCCGTCGAGGTGGTTTTCACCGGAGCCGACGCCGGGGTCCAGGGCGGCGTCCCCCAGCAGTACGCGCGGAGCCTGCCGATCCGTGAAGCGCTGCGTCCCGACGTCGTCCTCGCCTACAAAATGAACGGCGCCGACCTGCCGCCGCAGCATGGCTACCCCCTGCGGCTGGTGGTGCCGGGCTGGTACGGCATGGCCAGTGTGAAGTGGCTGGAGTCCATTGACGTGGCCAGGGCGCCGTTCACGGGGTTCCAGCAGCAGTCCGCCTACCGCTACCAGGATTCCGCGGACGACGCCGGCAGGCCGGTTTCGCGGATCAGGGTGCGTTCGTTGATGGTCCCCCCGGGCGTTCCGGACTTCTTCACGCGGCAACGGTTCCTCCGCGCGGGTCCGGTCATGCTGGAGGGCAGGGCCTGGTCGGGGGAAGGTGCCGTGACCTCCGTCGAGGTGGGAATCGACGGCACCTGGCTGCCCGCCCATCTGGACAAGCCGGCCGGCGGATACGCGTGGCGGAGGTGGAGCCTGCCCTGGGTGGCAGACCCGGGCGAGCACGTCCTGACCTGCCGCGCCACGGACATCACCGGCTCCACCCAGCCCCTGGAGCAGAGCTGGAACTACCAGGGGATGGGCAACAACGTGGTGCAGCGGGTCAGGGTGATGGTGGAAACCGGCTAG
- a CDS encoding SDR family oxidoreductase, which produces MASPSDLPELAVTGSTGGLGGMVARQLAASGFAQRLLVRDAARAPQLDDAHPVVCSYGDGQASRQALDGAKVLFMVSAAEAEDRLQQHYAFVDAAAEAGVEHVVYTSFYGAAPDATFTLAWDHHATEERIKASGMAYTFLRDNFYLDFLPLMTGEDGVIRGPAGDGVFSGVAREDVARCAHAVLRDPAIHKGKTYDLTGPEELTMARAAEVISAGTGRTVSYQPETVEEAYASRASYGAPQWQLDAWVSTYTAMAAGEMAGLSPDVHGLTGQDPISLAEFLTRPVL; this is translated from the coding sequence ATGGCGTCCCCGTCGGACTTGCCAGAGCTTGCCGTCACCGGGTCCACCGGAGGCCTGGGCGGAATGGTGGCGCGGCAGCTTGCCGCATCCGGTTTCGCCCAGCGCCTGCTGGTGCGCGATGCCGCACGGGCTCCGCAGCTGGATGACGCGCATCCAGTGGTGTGTTCGTACGGGGACGGCCAGGCGTCCCGGCAGGCCCTGGACGGCGCGAAAGTCCTGTTCATGGTGTCCGCCGCGGAGGCCGAAGACAGGCTGCAGCAGCATTATGCATTTGTGGACGCTGCTGCGGAGGCCGGGGTGGAGCACGTGGTGTACACGTCCTTCTACGGTGCCGCCCCGGACGCCACCTTCACCCTGGCCTGGGACCACCACGCCACGGAGGAGCGGATCAAGGCGTCCGGGATGGCGTACACCTTCCTGCGAGACAACTTCTACCTCGACTTCCTGCCGCTGATGACCGGGGAGGACGGCGTGATCCGCGGGCCCGCCGGTGACGGCGTGTTCTCTGGGGTGGCACGGGAGGACGTTGCCCGCTGCGCCCATGCCGTGCTGCGGGACCCCGCCATCCACAAGGGCAAGACCTATGACCTGACCGGCCCGGAGGAACTCACCATGGCGCGGGCGGCCGAGGTGATCAGTGCCGGGACCGGGCGGACTGTCAGCTACCAGCCGGAGACGGTGGAGGAAGCCTATGCCTCACGGGCCTCCTACGGTGCTCCGCAGTGGCAGCTGGATGCGTGGGTGAGCACCTACACAGCCATGGCCGCTGGTGAGATGGCCGGGCTCTCGCCGGATGTCCATGGGCTGACCGGGCAGGACCCCATCAGCCTTGCCGAATTCCTGACCCGGCCGGTGCTGTAG
- a CDS encoding aldo/keto reductase family protein, which produces MEFRYLGNSGFKVSEITFGNWLTHGSQVENDVATQCVRAALDAGISTFDTADVYANTAAETVLGQALKDERRESLEIFTKVFGPTGPKGKNDLGLSRKHIMESINGSLRRLQTDYVDLYQAHRYDFETPLEETMQAFADIVRQGKALYIGVSEWTADQLREGHKLSRELGFQLISNQPQYSMLWRVIEAEVVPASEELGVSQIVWSPMAQGVLSGKYLPGQPAPEGSRATDEKGGAKMIERWMRDDVLAAVQELKPVAQEAGLSMPQLAVAWVLQNPNVASAIVGASRPEQIADSVAAAGVKLEAEVLKKIDDAVGGLAERDPAQTKSPATREA; this is translated from the coding sequence ATGGAATTCAGATACCTCGGAAACAGTGGCTTCAAAGTCTCGGAAATCACGTTCGGCAACTGGCTGACGCACGGCTCGCAGGTGGAGAACGACGTTGCCACCCAGTGCGTGCGGGCTGCCCTCGACGCCGGCATCAGCACCTTCGACACCGCGGACGTCTACGCCAACACCGCTGCGGAAACCGTCCTGGGCCAGGCGCTGAAGGATGAGCGCCGGGAGTCCTTGGAAATCTTCACCAAAGTCTTTGGCCCCACCGGCCCCAAGGGCAAGAACGATCTTGGCCTGTCCCGCAAGCACATCATGGAATCCATCAACGGTTCGCTGCGCCGGCTGCAGACGGACTACGTGGACCTCTACCAGGCACACCGCTACGACTTCGAAACGCCGCTGGAAGAAACCATGCAGGCATTCGCTGACATCGTCCGCCAGGGCAAGGCGCTGTACATCGGTGTGAGCGAATGGACCGCGGACCAGCTCCGCGAAGGACACAAGCTGTCCAGGGAACTGGGCTTCCAGCTCATCTCCAACCAGCCGCAGTACTCCATGCTGTGGCGCGTTATCGAAGCGGAGGTGGTCCCGGCGTCGGAAGAACTGGGCGTCTCCCAGATCGTCTGGTCGCCCATGGCACAGGGCGTTCTCAGCGGAAAGTACCTGCCCGGCCAGCCCGCCCCGGAAGGCAGCCGCGCCACGGACGAAAAGGGCGGCGCCAAGATGATCGAGCGGTGGATGCGCGACGACGTCCTGGCGGCCGTACAGGAACTGAAGCCGGTTGCCCAGGAGGCAGGGCTGTCCATGCCGCAGCTGGCTGTTGCGTGGGTGCTGCAGAACCCCAACGTCGCGTCGGCCATCGTGGGCGCCTCACGGCCCGAGCAGATTGCCGACAGCGTGGCCGCAGCCGGCGTGAAGCTGGAGGCGGAGGTTCTCAAGAAGATCGACGACGCCGTCGGTGGCCTCGCTGAACGCGACCCCGCGCAGACAAAGTCGCCGGCTACACGGGAAGCGTAA
- a CDS encoding YchJ family protein: protein MCLSGEPYAACCGRFHSGRAEAATAEQLMRSRYTAFARLDEGYLLRTHHPSTAPATLDLDPAMEWRRLDIVATSGGGPFDTAGTVEFKAFYRHGKERGVLHENSRFVREDGRWLYVDGDILA from the coding sequence ATGTGCCTGTCCGGGGAGCCGTATGCGGCGTGCTGCGGCCGGTTCCATTCCGGCCGGGCGGAGGCCGCAACGGCGGAACAGTTGATGCGGTCCCGGTATACCGCGTTTGCGCGGCTGGATGAGGGCTATCTGCTGCGCACGCACCATCCATCCACCGCACCGGCCACCCTGGACCTGGACCCCGCCATGGAGTGGCGCCGCCTGGACATCGTGGCCACCAGCGGCGGCGGACCTTTCGACACCGCAGGCACGGTCGAGTTCAAGGCCTTTTACCGGCACGGCAAGGAGCGCGGCGTCCTGCACGAGAACAGCAGGTTTGTCAGGGAGGACGGCCGCTGGCTGTATGTGGATGGCGACATCCTCGCCTGA
- a CDS encoding TIGR04086 family membrane protein → MSSSTDPENLPPRRAREDETRSGSYRTGAADDAATRSMDQAPARSGERGYNPNPRTERQYEAAPPSAEREYTPAPTAAAPRVDPTLANRETAVARQKERFGGIKVGSAFFGWLTATGMAVLLTAFVAAAGTAVGLASNTDVNEAVNQASQNSGTVGLVGIIVLLVILFLSYYCGGYVAGRMARFNGAKQGLMVWIWALVAAIVIAILGLVAGQQFNVLANLNSFPRIPINEGQLTTTSIIAAIVVAAVALVGAVLGGLAGMRFHRKVDRAGFTPDSEFYDDEE, encoded by the coding sequence ATGAGCAGCTCAACGGACCCAGAGAACCTGCCTCCCCGCCGCGCCCGGGAGGATGAAACCCGCAGCGGAAGCTACCGTACAGGAGCCGCGGACGATGCCGCCACGCGCTCGATGGACCAGGCACCGGCCCGCTCCGGGGAACGGGGCTACAACCCAAACCCCAGAACGGAGCGGCAGTACGAAGCCGCCCCGCCCAGCGCGGAGCGGGAATACACTCCCGCGCCAACCGCTGCGGCCCCCCGGGTGGATCCCACGCTGGCAAACCGCGAGACCGCCGTCGCGCGCCAGAAGGAGCGGTTCGGCGGCATCAAAGTAGGCTCGGCATTCTTTGGCTGGCTGACCGCCACCGGCATGGCAGTCCTGCTGACCGCATTCGTGGCAGCCGCGGGGACCGCAGTGGGCCTTGCCAGCAACACCGACGTCAACGAGGCCGTGAACCAGGCCTCGCAGAACAGCGGGACGGTTGGGCTGGTGGGCATCATCGTGCTGCTGGTGATCCTGTTCCTCTCCTACTACTGCGGCGGCTACGTGGCCGGCCGGATGGCCCGCTTCAACGGCGCCAAGCAGGGGCTCATGGTGTGGATCTGGGCTCTGGTCGCCGCGATCGTGATCGCAATCCTCGGACTCGTGGCGGGACAGCAGTTCAATGTCCTGGCCAACCTGAACAGCTTCCCGCGCATCCCCATTAATGAGGGACAGCTGACCACCACCAGCATCATCGCGGCGATCGTCGTTGCCGCCGTGGCCCTGGTGGGCGCAGTGCTGGGCGGCCTGGCCGGCATGCGGTTCCACCGCAAGGTTGACCGCGCCGGCTTTACGCCGGACAGCGAGTTTTACGACGACGAGGAGTAG
- a CDS encoding acyl-CoA dehydrogenase family protein, which yields MTSATDSQAKDAPAEETPVPAGNIGAGATAEDARAVAEAARESGWDRPSFAKGLYLGSFDLSLVHPWPTADPVSVDKGEEFMARLTEFAKTMSGQVIERDAKIPDGYIRGLADLGVFGMKIPEEYGGLGLSLVYYGRALALLGSVHPSLGALISAHQSIGVPEPVKVFGTPEQKREYLPRCAAGAVTAFLLTEPDVGSDPARLGSTATPTDDGDAYLLDGVKLWTTNGVIAELVVAMAVVPAHTDKDGTTHKGGISAFVVEMDSPGITVENRNAFMGLRGIENGVTRFHQVRVPAANRLGREGQGLKIALTTLNTGRLALPALCVASGRWSLKIAREWSNARTQWGRPVGEHEAVGKKIAFIAASAFALDAVFELSAELADAGQKDVRIEAALAKLWATEISCRIADELVQIRGGRGFETAESLAARGERAVPAEQQLRDLRINRIFEGSSEIMRLLIAREAVDAHLAAAGDLASLDASLSDKAKAAVGASGFYAKWLPKLVAGAGMDPRSYGEFGRLAKHLRFVERSSRRLARQTFYGMGRWQAKLERKQAFLGRVVDIGAELFAMTACCSRAEMLLKTAPERAAGAYELADAYCEQAKVRVDEYFDQLWRNTDDADHALTRKVLAGDYTWLEAGVLDQSEGTGPWIADATPGPSTKEDLHRKYR from the coding sequence ATGACCTCCGCAACTGACAGCCAGGCCAAAGACGCCCCGGCTGAAGAAACCCCCGTCCCGGCCGGCAACATCGGCGCCGGGGCTACCGCCGAAGATGCCCGCGCAGTCGCTGAAGCCGCCCGGGAGTCCGGCTGGGACCGCCCCAGCTTCGCCAAGGGCCTCTACCTGGGCAGTTTCGACCTCAGCCTGGTCCATCCCTGGCCCACCGCGGACCCCGTTTCGGTGGACAAGGGCGAGGAGTTCATGGCCCGCCTCACGGAGTTCGCGAAAACCATGTCCGGGCAGGTGATCGAACGGGACGCGAAAATTCCCGACGGCTACATCAGGGGCCTGGCGGACCTGGGCGTCTTCGGCATGAAAATCCCGGAGGAATACGGCGGCCTGGGGCTCTCGCTGGTGTACTACGGCCGCGCCCTGGCACTGCTGGGCAGCGTGCACCCCAGCCTGGGCGCCCTCATCTCCGCCCACCAGTCCATCGGCGTGCCGGAACCGGTCAAAGTGTTCGGCACGCCCGAACAAAAGCGCGAGTACCTGCCCCGGTGCGCCGCCGGCGCCGTCACCGCGTTCCTCCTCACGGAGCCGGATGTGGGCAGCGACCCCGCCCGGCTGGGCAGCACGGCGACGCCCACGGACGACGGCGACGCGTACCTTTTGGACGGCGTGAAGCTTTGGACCACCAACGGGGTGATCGCGGAACTGGTGGTGGCCATGGCGGTGGTCCCGGCGCACACGGATAAGGACGGCACCACGCACAAGGGCGGGATCAGCGCGTTCGTGGTGGAGATGGACTCGCCGGGCATCACCGTGGAAAACCGCAACGCCTTCATGGGCCTGCGCGGCATCGAGAACGGGGTAACCCGCTTCCACCAGGTGCGGGTGCCCGCCGCCAACCGGCTGGGGCGCGAGGGCCAGGGCCTGAAGATCGCACTGACCACACTCAACACCGGCCGACTGGCGCTGCCGGCGCTGTGCGTGGCCTCCGGGCGCTGGAGCCTGAAGATCGCCCGCGAATGGTCCAATGCCCGCACCCAGTGGGGCAGGCCCGTGGGTGAACACGAAGCCGTGGGCAAGAAGATCGCCTTCATCGCCGCCTCCGCATTTGCCCTGGACGCCGTGTTCGAACTCTCCGCCGAACTTGCCGATGCCGGGCAGAAGGACGTCCGCATCGAGGCCGCACTCGCCAAGCTCTGGGCCACGGAGATCAGCTGCCGGATCGCCGACGAACTGGTCCAGATCCGGGGCGGACGCGGCTTTGAGACGGCCGAGTCGCTGGCTGCCCGCGGGGAACGCGCGGTGCCGGCCGAGCAGCAGCTGCGTGACCTGAGGATCAACAGGATCTTCGAGGGGTCTTCCGAAATCATGCGGCTGCTGATTGCCCGGGAAGCGGTGGATGCGCACCTGGCCGCCGCGGGCGACCTGGCTTCCCTGGATGCGAGCCTGTCCGACAAAGCGAAGGCCGCCGTCGGCGCCTCCGGCTTCTACGCAAAATGGCTGCCCAAGCTGGTGGCCGGCGCCGGCATGGACCCCCGCTCCTATGGTGAGTTCGGCAGGCTGGCCAAACACCTCCGGTTCGTTGAACGCTCGTCGCGGCGGCTGGCGCGGCAGACCTTCTACGGCATGGGCCGGTGGCAGGCCAAGCTGGAGCGCAAGCAGGCGTTCCTGGGCAGGGTAGTGGACATCGGTGCCGAACTTTTCGCCATGACCGCCTGCTGCTCCCGGGCGGAGATGCTCCTGAAGACTGCCCCCGAAAGGGCCGCCGGCGCCTACGAGCTCGCCGACGCCTACTGCGAGCAGGCCAAGGTGCGGGTAGATGAGTACTTCGACCAGCTGTGGCGCAATACCGACGACGCCGACCATGCCCTTACCCGCAAGGTCCTTGCCGGTGACTACACCTGGCTGGAGGCGGGCGTCCTGGACCAGTCCGAAGGCACCGGCCCATGGATCGCCGATGCAACGCCCGGTCCGTCAACGAAGGAGGACCTGCACCGGAAATACCGGTAA